CCGGTTCTGAGCGATCGTGTTCTTAAACTCGTTGTAGACTACGTCGACCTTGTCCCACAGCTCACGGCGGTATCCTTCAATCGCATCGTCGACGATACCCGACGCCGTCTTAAAGCTGAGAGAGTCGAACACACCCCGGTAATCGCCGACGACCTGATAGTCGCGCTTCGAGAAGTGCTCGTGACCCTTACGGCCGACGCACAGCAGGTACAAGTTGCCCGCTTTCTGGACATCCCGATACTGCGACTCGATCGCTTCCTCTGCCTTCTTGATCACGTTCGAGTTGAACGCACCAGCAAGGCCACGATCTGCGGTTATGACGATGAGAAGAACCCCGTCAATCGCCTCGCGCTGCTGAAAGAACTCGTGAGCCGTCGGGTCGAGCTCTTCCTGCAAGTGATCGACGATCTCGCGGATCTTAAACGCATACGGGCGTGTGTTGAAGATCCGCTCCTGGGCTTTCCGAAGCTTAGCAGCCGCGACCATTTTCATGGCTCGCGTAACCTGCTTCGTGTTTTCAACCGAGTTGATTCGGTTTCGAATGTCGCGAAGGTTCGCCATAGATCAGGAGCGTTGCACAGAGGTGAGACAGAACCGCTATGGGCGTCACGGGCGGTGAGGCAAACCCTCACCGCACCAGTGCGACCCGTGCGGACACGCAATCAGGTGGAAGCTGTTACGCGGCAACTTCGCCGCCAAGAATGTCTTCGCTCTCTTCCTCTTCCTCCTCTGCGTAGACATCGGTGAGGTCATCGGCTACCTTCTCGAACGTCTCTTTCGCTTCGTCGGAAAGCTTGCCGGAGTCGCGAATTCCTTCCATCACGCTTTCGTGCTGGAGGCGCAGACGCTCGAGATACTCCTCTTCAAAGTCCGCGATCGATTCGAGCGGCACATCATCGAGGAGACCTTCGATCGCAACGTAAATGATCGCGACCTGCTCCTCGACCGGTACCGGCGAGAACTGATCCTGCTTGAGGATCTCGACCAGGCGCTCGCCCCGGTTGAGCTGGCGCTGCGTCGATGCATCGAGGTCGGAACCGAACTTAGCGAATGCTTCCAGCTCGCGGTACTGCGAGAGGTCGATGCGCAGCGTACCGGCCACTTTCTTCATCGCCTTAATCTGCGCGGATCCACCCACACGGGAGACCGACGTACCAACATCGATGGCCGGACGGATACCCGAGTTGAAGAGATCCGTCTCGAGGTAAATCTGACCGTCGGTAATGGAAATGACGTTCGTCGGAATGTATGCCGACACGTCACCAGCCTGCGTTTCAATCACAGGGAGAGCGGTCATCGAACCACCGCCTTCGACCTTGTCCTTCATAGCCTCCGGCAGGTTGTTCATTTCGCCGGCCACTTCATCGTTATCGATGATCTTGGCGGCGCGCTCCAGAAGGCGGCTGTGCAGGTAGAAGACATCACCCGGATACGCTTCACGTCCCGGCGGACGGCGAAGCAGCAGGGAGAGCTCGCGGTAAGCGACGGCCTGCTTCGAGAGATCGTCGAAACCGACGAGCGAATGGCGGCCGGTATCGCGGAAGAACTCGCCGATGCAGGCTCCAGCGAATGGAGCCACGTACTGCAGAGGCGTCGGCATGGACGCCGAAGCGTTCACGATCACCGTGTATTCCATCGCGCCGTTGCGCTCGAGATCGCGACGGACCTGGGCGACCGTCGAGTCCTTCTGGCCGACGGCGACGTAGACGCAGTAGACCGGCTTGTCGGTGTCGTGCGTCTGCTTCTGGTTGATGATCGTATCGATGATCACCGCCGTCTTACCGGTCTGACGGTCACCAATGACGAGCTCACGCTGACCGCGACCGATCGGAATGGCCGAGTCAATCGACTTAATACCGGTCTGAAGCGGTTCACTCACCGGTTCACGGTAGATCACGCCCGGTGCTTTGCGCTCGAGCGGAAGCGACATCTTCTCGCCTTCGATCGGTCCCTTCCCGTCCATCGGGTTGCCGAGCGGGTCGATGACACGCCCAAGCATATTTTCATTGACGTTGATCGAGGCGATCTCGCCCGTACGACGAACCTCATCGCCCTCACTGACCGCGTCGACCTCACCGAAGATAATGACGCCGACGTTGTCTTCTTCCAGGTTCAGAACCATTCCCTGAACGCCGCTATCCGGGAAATCGACGAGCTCACCGGCCTGGACGTTGGCAAGGCCATAGATGGAGGCAATCCCGTCACCGGCTTGCAGCACGGTTCCTACTTCATAAGTTTCGGCATCAGCCTCGAAACCGCCCAGCTCTTGCTTGAGGACGGACGTGACTTCATCCGGTCGTATCGACGTGCCGTTGGACATAGCGTGTAAGGTCGAAAGGTGATATCAAATCTTGATGCGGAGCGAGGATCGGCAGTGAGCCGATCGGAATGGGATACTTCTAAAGGGGGACTGCTGGGTCAGGGCGCAGGAGGCGCGCCGTTCTCGGCCGGGGCATCCCCGACGCGGCCCGTGCGGAAGCGCTCACGAAGGTTCTCCAGCTTGTTGCGGACGCTTCCGTCAAAGACCCGATCGCCAATTCGGACGACGACACCTCCGATCAGGGATTCATCGACATCCACAACGAGACGGATCTTCTTACCGGTGGTCGCCTTCAGCGCGTTCTTGAGCGCCTCCCGGTCGTCGTCAGACAAATCGTATGCTGCCTTCACATGAGCCTCGACCACGCCACGTTGTTCATCCCGCAGCGCCCGGTACTGATTCGTCATCGGGGAGATCATACCCTCCCGGTCTTTTCGAACCAGGAGTTTGAGAAAGCGAACCGTCAGCTCATGCGTACGATCAGCCAACAGAGCGTCAATCACGTTTCCCTTCTTCTCGTCAGATATGACGGGATTCTGAAAGAAACGATGTAGCTCGTGCGAGTCGTCGAGCGAGGCGCGAAGAAGGGCGACATCGCCATCGATGGCATCGACAATGCCAAGGCGATCGGCCTCTTCATAAAGCGCGGTCGCGTACCGGCGAGCGACAGTGCGTTGACTCATAGGGTGTGCAGGCGATTAGGCGTTCAGCAGGAAACAGCGGCCAGGCCGCTGAAGAATAGCGACGCGCTTAATTCTGGGGCAGGTCGTCGATGAAGTCGTTGACCAGCTTGCGCTGACGCGGGGCGTCAAGATCTTCCTTGACGATTTTCGAAGCAGCCTGCACAGCGAGGTCGGCAACTTCGTCGCGGAGTTCTTGGAGCGCACCCTGCTTCTCGCGTTCGATTTCAGCACGGGCCTGCTCCTGCATGCGCTGCACCTCTTCGCGCATCTGAGCTTTCTCCTTCTCCTTCAGCTCTTCGGCAGATTCGCGCGCCTCGCGAAGAATACGTTGCGCTTCACGCTCGGCTTCGCGGCGGGCTTTGTCGTTTTCGGCCTGAATTTGCTTCGCTTCCTGCAGCGCTTTTTCGGCGCGGCGGATCGAATTATCGATCGTTTCCTCCCGGTCCTTCAGGGACGTGGTGATCGGCCCCCACGCGTATTTGTAGAGAACGAAAAGCAGGATCGAGAACGCGATTGCTTTCCAGACGATGAGTCCGGAGGCAGGTTCGAGAAGTCCGGCAGCAAGTACGAGGTGCATAACAGTCTTCCGGGAAGTATTCCGGGATGAAGATTCTCCGGGGCGAGAGGCAGACCGCAAAGCGAAAGCGACGCGGTCAACAACAGGGATCGAATGGGTAAACGAGGGATTGGGCCCTCAGGTGCCCATTCGGGAGGGTCGGCGGTGCAGCGGGCGAGCGTGGACGGGTCGCGGCAGTCTGCCGACGCGTTTCCGCACGAACGAAAACGTCTCGGCAGACCGGCACGAGCCGAGCACAGCACAGCGATAAACGATCGGGCCAGAGGCCGCCTCGGGAGAGGCGAGTCGCGCCACCGTCGCATGCTGCCCGAAGACAACTAACGACGGCGACGTCCACTCGGACCTGTTCGTATCGCCGGGAGCGTCCCCTCCATGCACTACGCATGGGCGACTGGACGCTGTGAAGCCGGTGCCGGAGCCGCGTAGGTTACGACGTCGCCAGCAGGACGCAGATAACGAGACCGAAGAGGGCAACACCCTCAATCAGCGCCGCGGCAATAATCATCGACGTACGGATGTCACCGGCGGCTTCCGGCTGACGTGCAGAGCCTTCCATCGCAGGGCCAGCAAGACGGCCAATGCCGTAGCTAGCACCAATCGTCACGAGTCCGGCGCCAAGACCGGCAGCAAGAAAAGCGTATGCAGTCGGATCAAATTCCATAGTGAAAACCTCAGGTTAAGTCGTTCGAGTCGGTGGGGCGAGTGTAGATCCCGGGGAACCGGGGTACGAACAGGAAGGGTCCTGCATCGTGGGGGTCCTGCAAAGGGTTGTACTGCGAGGCACACCTCGGCCCGAGCCAAGGTGACCGTTCCGAAGCAAATCGATGCTAGGATGCAACGGCTTCGCGTTCGGTGGAGACGCGCGTCTTCTCGGGAGCGGCGCCGTCACCCGCAAGGGCGGGCGTCAGGTCTCCGGTGTCGTGGTGGTGCTCATGCTCGTGATGCTCATCATGGTGATCGTGCTCTTCGACGGACATGCCGATGAAGAGCGCCGACAGGATGGTGAACACGTAGGCCTGAATGAAGGCCACCAGCAGCTTCACCAGTGAGATAAACACCGTCAGGAAGATGCTTGGGATGGCGGCCCCATAGGCCGCGGTCGGCCCGAACGTCACGTTCATAATGAAGATGAGCCCGAGCAGGCTGAAGATCACCAACGCACCTGCCGCCATATTCGCAAAGAGACGAATGGCAAGCGCAAAGTGACGGGTTAAGAGTCCGAGAATCTCGACAGGGACGAGAATAATTCGGATCAGAACCGGCACCTCAGGCGGGCCGAGAAGGATATGTCTCCAGTGATCCTTCGATGCGTACACCTGCCCGATCACGAAGGTGAAGACCGCCAGCATACCCGTGACCGCCAGATTGGAGGTCGCGGCAGCGCCGTACGGCACAAGCCCGAGCAGGTTTGCAAACAGAATGAAGAAGAATGCTGTCAGCAGGTACGGCAGAAATTTTTCGTGCTTATCGCCGAGCGTTGGCTTGGCGATCTCGTCGCGGATGTAGATAATCAACGCCTCAAAGGCATTCTGAAACACCCCTCTGGGTGCTTCATCGCGCCCGACGCCTCGCTTGTATTTATTCGCAAGCGAAATACCGATAACGGCGACGATCAGCATCGCCAGGAGTCCGAAAAGCAAGTGCCGCGAGATCGAGAAGTCCAAGATCACGCTTCCGGCCGCCGGCTGAAGCTGGGCGTGAAGGTGCTTATGACTTTCGATCGCCGTCTCGAGCTGCGCCGCGGTCTTCACGGGCCCCTCTTCGAGAACAAGCTGAAAGTCACCGGACCGAAGCGCGGCCGCGGTCGAAGCATATGCCTTCACGGTGAGCGAGCCTGACGCATCTTCCATCAGGAATATACGCGGGAGCTCGACCGTGGCCATCGGCTCAAACTCAAGGTAAAAGCCGTCGGCCGTATGCCCAACGATGTCGACCGTCCCCCCTTCTGCGGCCTGGGCATTCATCGGGGCCCAGAACACGCCGAGGGTGAGCACGACGAGCAGAGCGTACAGGGACTTCTTCATGGCAACGTGTCGTTCGTACATGCAGTACCCGTGGTTACGGATGGGTGCGGCCGGCATGAGCCCCTGTGGAGCTTTCACTGCCGCCCGCATTGAAAAAACATTGCTGTGTGCCTGGTGGATGCCGGCGCGATGAGGCAACCAGTTGATACGTGCTCCAAATCGATACAGAAACTACAAGCGTGACGCCTTCACCAAGCGAGTGAAAGCACCGCCTACTTCACCGTCGCGCATCGTCGGACGCATCCCCAGCCGCTTCGCGGACCACGTCGCTTGTCTGGCGATGAAGGTGCAACACCTCCATAATAAGCGTTACGACGAAGACCCCAAAGAAAGAGCCGATGAATGCTGTCTCGTCGACCGGCACAAAGACCAGTGTTACTGTAACGAGAAGCAGGGCAAATGCCATTCGCGCCAAAAGACCACCGAAGGCGATGGCCAGAAACTGGTTTCGACTACCGGACTGAAGCGCAACCCGATGCGTTATGAGACTCGCGATCGCATATAGCAGGGCTAGCCCTACACCGATAGCGAGTCCGATCAGTACTGGTTCATCCATAGTCGACTCCGTTCGACTGCAACATGTGAGTGCAGTGATCCCGCCCAAATATCGCATCGGGCGAAATGCCGATTCACATCAGCATTCGGAATCTACTGATTAGCAAGAGAGGTGCTGATAAGGGACAGTGAATAATAAGTCAAAGGGGGATGGAAAGCGACGAGTCGAACCAGCCCAAACCTACCAGCGCCCTCCGGAAGCGTGTCGATCTACCGCCAAACCCATGTCGGTTTGGGCTCAACCATCCGGCGACGTGCCCGAATCGGACGCGCCCGACTCACTCTTTTTTCTCCTCCGTACCTTTTTCTGCTCCTCCTCGATGTTGAAGCGCATGATGATCCCGAGAATGGCAACAAAGCTCAACACCGTCCCGGCGATGCTCAGCCAGGGTACTGTTTCGAGGTAGCGGTCCAGCCAGGCTCCGCCCCCACCGAAGATGAGAATCGCGGCAGCGATGCGATACCCTAGGTCGATGTGCGGCCCAGCCACGCGTAATGATTCCTGCCAACTTGCCTTTCCCATTACACCGAATCGATTGGCGTGGTCATGATGGCTGCGTCGGCCCCACCCTCAACATGCGAATCGACCGATCTACTTCTTCGCACCCGACGACTCAGGGGTCGCCGTACCGGAATCGACCGAACTCTTCTTCGAGCTGGGCTTCCCGGACGCACTCGACGACTTAGATGACTTGGACGTGGAGGCTGCGACATCGTCGGACCCAACCGCTTTTTCGGTGACTGCCTCTCCCATCTTACACGTGCCGGTGAAGACGGCACCTTCCTCGACGACCAGACGGTCGGTCTGGATACTTCCATCAACATGTGCTGTGCTTTCCAGCTCTAGACGCTCGTCGACGTATACTTCTCCTTCGATGGTGCCGCCAACAGCGGCATTGGTGGCGCGCAGCTCTCCTTCTACGACACCATTTTTCGAGATGACCGCCCGACCGTTCACGATCAGCTTACCGACGACGCGGCCGCTGACATTCACGTTGCTCTCTGCGCGAAGCGTCCCTTCGAAAACGGTCCCTTCGCCAACGATATTGAACTGGGCCTGACTTTGTCCACTGCCCTGATTAGCCATAGACGATTTTGAGCTTTTGTCTTTCTTATTTCCGAAAATAGCCATTCGACGTGCGGGGGAGGGAATGCAAGAAACGACTACGCTGAGAAGACGACCTACGCCACACCCAGCGCAAGGCCCGACCGATGCAATGACGACCGAGCCGCGTGCGCCCGCTTATAGAGATCGTCCTGCGTGTGGATGGTACACCACAGAACGGGCATATCCAAACGCAAACGAGCTGGAGAGAGATGCTGGCGCTATGAAGCGGACACGGATCTGGGGGCTCATAAGATCCACCCTGCGCCAGATAAAGGAGGACCTCACCACGAAATTCGACCAACCTCACCGATTTCCCACATGGATCAGCCTAGAAGTATGGACACCCGTGGCCGCTCTACCATCCTTCGAAGAGGGGCCGCGGGTCCTGCGCGAGCCCATTGTGCCAGAGCTCAAAGTGCAAGTGCGGACCGGTCGTGATCTCGCCCGAGTTGCCACTGATCGCGACGGCTTCTTGCTGATGCACGCGGTCGCCGACGCGCTTAACGAGGCGCTGGTTATGCTTGTAGACCGACACGTACCCATCCGCATGCTGCACTGCTACCGTAAAGCCCCCATCGTTCGTCCAATCAGCAAAGATGACGTAACCGTCCGCCACGGAGTACACATACGAGCCGGCCTCAACGGCGATATCAATCGCGTAATGACCCTCTCGCACGTTAAAGCCGCGGGTCGGGAAGCCCGTCTCGACCGGAGGAGCCAGCGGCATTCGCAGACTCGGCAATCCATCGACGGAGCCCGAAGACGACGCGCTGCTCGCCGGGAAGCTCGTGACCGTCACGGCCGGTTGCTCGTGCACCTCGCTGTTTCCCGATCGCTGCTGTGGAGCCGGACGGCTTCGGGCGCCGGGCTGAGATGCCGGCTCCGAGGCAGATGCTGCTCCACGCGGCTCAACGCGACCTGTCATGAGTTGCTGCAGCCGCTCGATGTAGCGACGCTGCACCGTCAGCGAGTCGCGAAGGGCCGCGACGCGCATCGCACTCAGCTGCGCGCTACGCTGCACAGCCTCGGTTCCGTAGCCAGGAATAAGCGTACGGATCGGGGTGAACGCAATGATCGCCGTCGTGAGGACCACCGCGGCACCCAGTGTGGATAGCCAGAGCACACCGAGCTCCCGTGGGCGGACCTCATGTCGCCGCGCGGGGTCCGAGCTCTCGTCGTTCATGACGAGAACGGTAAGTTTTGCACGCCAGTGGTCGGCGAGATCCGACAAGAACGTCCACATGCGAGATCGGTGCTTAGGGGAAACGGGGCACGAGCGAGATGAGCACACGCAATGGAACGGCCGTAACGCCATCCAACTTGGCTCGTCGTCTTACAACGTAGGGCACTTACCGGACGATTTCACCGGCATCCCCACGAAAAGGATGCGGTATACCGACGATTTTCGAATAGCGGGGAAACAACATGCAAGGTGCCATTGTGCTCTACAACTGTACCCGTGGAGATACGTGTTCGGTCGCCCGGAGCATTTGACTATGCTACAGAGGCTCGACCCCGAAAGCCGTATTTCCCCAGCTTTTGAATATGAAAGACAGCATCCGACATGCCGCAGAATAAGTCCGCAGAGAAGCGTATCCGCCAGAACGAAAAGCGGCGCAGCCGCAACAAGGCCAAGAAGACGAACGTCCGGTCGATGATGAAAAAGCTCCGTGCCACGGAGGATAAGGCCGAAGCTGAATCGCTTCTCGACGACGTCAAGGCAGCCCTCGACCGCCTGGCCGGCAAGGGTATTATCCACAAGAACAAGGCCGCCAACTACAAGAGCAAGCTTGAGAAGCACGTGAACTCGCTCGATGCGTAGGCCGAAAGGTCGAGTCTATCCATCCGGGTGGGCTCCCTTTTACGAAACGACGGCGTCCAACCGCTTTCGAGGCTCGCTCACGCGTAGCCGTACCGCCAACATGCGATGAACTCGGAATGACGAGATTCAAGCGCATGCGTGCGAAGATTTTATTCCGTTAACGTGATAACTCTTCAACGCGGCGGTCAAAGCATTGCGTTCCGGTTGGATATTCCCAATATTCGCGGAGGAAGACCATGCCTGTGCCGAAGGTATTTGGCATGTTTCCCCACGTTGCCGTATACATGAGCGCAGCGTACCTGCGATTTTCGAGGCGAGTTCAGTCGCCGAAACGACCCGAAACAATCGCTTTTGTGCATGGGAAGGTAGCGGGTTAGATTTATTTCCCGCTCATCTCATGATCGCTCCGGGTCGGTTCGCGGAGACTCTTGTTGCACGATCATAGCCCGATTCGTCTGATTACAACCAGACGATATCAACCATCGGGTCTGTTCTCACCTGAACTGCAGCCGCAGTCGCGCCAAATTGTTCTTTACTTGCACGTCGACTGCGCGTTGTCTTTTCGCTTTACCGCGCATTGGTCCGTTCATCGGACTCATCCAGCAGCAGGGGTTTCTCCTGCACCAGGGCTTCGGCCCTATATTGAAGCACCGGCATCGTAGCATCGGTTTTCGCTTCCTCAGACGCAGCGCAACCAACCACTATGAAAATACATACTGTGAACGCACGTCAAAGCTTCACCTATTGGCTTCCTCTTCTGCTCGTCCTCGGCGGGCTCTTCGCCGCGGGTTGCGGCCCAACGGCTCCAGAGGTCATGTCGACTTCTGGACCGGATGAGCTGGAAACCGGCGAATCTGGCACGTTTGAGGCCACCGTCAACGAAGATGTCGGTGAAGATGGCCTCAGCTACACCTGGAACTTCGGCGACGGCAACACCGGCTCCGGCCTCCTCGCGAGCCACAGCTTCAGCTCGCCCGGAGAGTACCAGGTCGTGTTCACCGCCCAGAACGAAGGCGGTACAGCCCGCGACACGATGATGGTCAACGTGGTGCGCCCGCCGCAGCCAGCCCGCATCACCACGATCAACGCCAACCCGAATCCGGCAGACGAAGGCGAGTCGGTTAGCTTCAGCAGCAACGTCCGCGGCGACAGCCCCCTCTCCTATGAGTGGGACTTCGGCGACGGAAACACCGCTACCGGCGAGTCGGCTTCGCACACGTTCGAAGAGCCGGGCCAGTACACCGTCTCCCTCACCGCGTCGAACGACGTCGGCCAGGACACGCGCACCCTCAACATGACGGTCGAGCGTGACCTGCCGCCGATCTGCACCAGCGTCAGCGAGTTCAACTCGGCGTTCTTCAGCCGGAACTCCAGCACGCTCTCGGATGAAGCCGAGTCCTCCCTTATGGAGAACAGCGACATCCTGAGCCAGTGCCCGAACCTCAGCGTTCGCGTCGAAGGATACGCCGCCCCGGGCGAGCGTAGCCCTGAGTCCCTGTCGGAAGATCGCGCCCGCGCGGTCTCCCAGTTCTACCAGGACAACGATGTTGCCGCGAGCCGCGTCACGACGTCTGCTGAAGGCGAAGTGGGTGGAGTCACGAGCAAGAAAGGTGGCACGCGTCAGTTCCGCCGCGCCGACTCGATTCCGGTGCGCAACTAACGTATCCGCCTGACGGATCTGGCGAGATTCGCTCTCGCCACCAAGGCCTCCTTCCTCCGGGAAGGAGGCCTTTTTGTATGCAAACGGGTGTTTTGGCGCAGCGAATGGGCTTTCCCTCCCCGGCGAACTCCTGACCTCTCTGCTCCGTTTTCTACTTCCTCTTCTGTTTCTCTCTCGTCGCCTCCTTCCTTCATCCCCATGCCCGGCTTCGACGCATCAGCCCAATTGGATCTCACGCTACGCCTGAAGGCTGAAGCACGGCGCCTCGGCTTTGACGACTGCGGCATCTCTTCCGCTGAGCCCCTTGACGAGGAAGCCCGCCGTCTCGAACAATGGCTTCTCGAGGGACGCTACGCGACGATGGAGTGGATGGCGAACCATTTCGACAAGCGCACCGACCCCACCCAACTGGTTGAGGGGGCGCAGTCGGTCATCTCTGTGCTCCACAACTATTACCAACCCGATCCGCCCGAAGCGTCCGACGGGCGGGGAAAGATCAGTCGGTATGCGTGGGGCGACGATTACCACGAGGTGATGAAGGACAAGCTGTACCGCCTCTATCAGTGGCTCCAGGAGGAGGTGGGTACAGATGTAAACGGGCGCGCATTTGTAGACTCGGCGCCCGTGATGGACAAAGCCTGGGCGGCTCGGTCCGGACTCGGCTGGCAGGGAAAGAATACCCTCCTGCTGAATCGCGAGATGGGCTCGTACTTCTTTCTTGGTGAGCTGATCGTCGACGTCCCTCTGACCCCCGATGCGCCGGTTCCCGACTCATGCGGCTCCTGCACTCGGTGCCTGGATGCCTGCCCGACCGACGCGCTGTACGAACCGTATGCTCTCGACGCTTCACGCTGCATCTCCTACCTCACGATTGAGCACCGTGGCTTCGACGTGCCGGACGAGATCCGTGAGGAATTGCACAACTGGATCTTCGGCTGCGACATCTGTCAGCAGGTCTGCCCGTGGAATAAATTTTCGCGCCCGACGCAGGAGCCAAGGTACGAAGCGCGGGAGGACGTCCGCGACACCGACTTACATGACTGGGTGGAGATGAATCTGGATGCCTTCGAGAAACGCTTTCAAGGTACGCCGGTCACGAGGGCCGGCTACGAAGGCTTTCAGCGGAACGTGCGAAATGCGATGGCGAAACTGGAGTCCACGTCGTAGCAGCAACTTACTCTGCAACTGCCGTTTCCACAGTCGTGGAGGATCGCTCTGCTGCAGCCTCGGCCTCCTCGCGCCGCTCCCTGGGCGCAACCAGGGGAATCCACGCAAGGCCGCTGGCGATCTGCAGTCCAGCAAATGCAAGAACGGTCTGGCGAATCGTCAGCAGGTCCAACTCCAGGATCACGCTTGCGACGACGATCGAAACCGATTCGGCGACCATCACAAGCAGCCACTCCGTCGAGAAGACCCGGCCCCGGAAGCGATCCTCCGTTCGCTTCTGTAGCATCACGGTGCTAAGCACCCAGTTGGAGGCACTCGCGGCATGAGCGATCACGACGAGGACGCAGACGGCCGTCACACCGAGCGTGGTCGGTGACCACGGAATCAGGCCGACCCCGAAGTAGAACGCGCCGCACACCGCGATCGAGCCGCCAATCACCGTCGGCCAGTTGGATCGATCCGAAAAGATGGCGCGTGTCACGATCGGCCCGATGCCGGTCCCGATGCCACGCGCCATGAACAACACGCCGATCCCGGCCGCGACGGCACCTGGCTGAATCTCGTCTCCGATAAGCGTTAGCATGTACACGAGCGCTCCGCCCCCGATCGCCCACGTCGCTTTCGCTAGCGCAATCCGCCGAACGCGCGCATGGCGCTTCAGGTGGCGCCATCCATCGACAATTTCCCGAAAGGCGGACTGGACCAGCCCCTTCTCCGTCTCGACCCTATCCTGCGGAATGCGGGTGCCGTAGATGAATACAGCCGACACGAGGTACGTCACGCTATCGATGATGAAGACCGTGGACGGCCCGAGCCATTCCGTCGCAAGGCCTCCGAGCGCCGCTCCGACGGCGAGCATCGTCGACCACGTGGCCGACGAGATCGCGTTTGCGGTCAACAGTTCGCGAGGCGTCGTAATGTTTGGGATGGACGAGCTCTTCGCCGGCTGAAATACGGCTCCGATCACGACCTGTGCCGTCATGAGAGCGTAGAGCCACGGGACATCCGCAGCGTCGTTGATCAGCAGGAAGCCGAGCACAACGACAGCACGCGCCAGATCCGCTCCGATCATCAGCTGACGCCGATTAAACCGGTCGACGATAACACCGGCCAGCGGGGCGACAATGGCCCACGGCAGCATCTTGATCACGAAGACGAGACCGAGAGCAAGCGGCGACCCGGAGAGGGTGCTAACGAGCGTGTAGAGCGCGATGGTATTGAACCAGTCGCCCAGGTAAGAGATGAGGGTGCCGGCCCAGAGCCGCCGGAAGTTTTGATTTCCGCGCAGGAGCTCGATGTAGCCAGCCTGCTCGTCAACCTCTTTGTCGTGCGATGTGCGGGGGGAAGTAGCCATAGGGGAGCTTAGACCGACTGTCCCCCCGGCGGAGTTTCTCGCCTACGATAAAATCACTTTGGCTGAAAAGTTCAAAGTTCAGCGTTCAGGGTTCAGGGTTCAGGGTTCAGCGGACTGCCGAATGACCTGAAGGGGGATGCCCATTGAGATATAAAACAAAAAACCGTCGCACGGCGGTGCGACGGTTGATCCCTTCGGGAATGATCGAGAGGCCTCTCTCATCCGGTAGATTCATTTTACCGATGTTGCGCGGACCACGAATTTCAGAGCTCAAGGTTCGTCGTGTGCAGACCGCACCGGGGTGGCTGGGGGCAGTCGGCCTGGCTGTGCAGAG
The nucleotide sequence above comes from Longibacter salinarum. Encoded proteins:
- the atpG gene encoding ATP synthase F1 subunit gamma, with protein sequence MANLRDIRNRINSVENTKQVTRAMKMVAAAKLRKAQERIFNTRPYAFKIREIVDHLQEELDPTAHEFFQQREAIDGVLLIVITADRGLAGAFNSNVIKKAEEAIESQYRDVQKAGNLYLLCVGRKGHEHFSKRDYQVVGDYRGVFDSLSFKTASGIVDDAIEGYRRELWDKVDVVYNEFKNTIAQNRIVEPLLPLPEETFATPIMKEELNGEPETNNDQEIDYIFEPGAVKILDELVPRYLNYQLWRALLESNAAEQGARMVAMDNATSNAEDLLEDLRITYNRERQNAITMEILDITSGAEALGDG
- the atpA gene encoding F0F1 ATP synthase subunit alpha, with translation MSNGTSIRPDEVTSVLKQELGGFEADAETYEVGTVLQAGDGIASIYGLANVQAGELVDFPDSGVQGMVLNLEEDNVGVIIFGEVDAVSEGDEVRRTGEIASINVNENMLGRVIDPLGNPMDGKGPIEGEKMSLPLERKAPGVIYREPVSEPLQTGIKSIDSAIPIGRGQRELVIGDRQTGKTAVIIDTIINQKQTHDTDKPVYCVYVAVGQKDSTVAQVRRDLERNGAMEYTVIVNASASMPTPLQYVAPFAGACIGEFFRDTGRHSLVGFDDLSKQAVAYRELSLLLRRPPGREAYPGDVFYLHSRLLERAAKIIDNDEVAGEMNNLPEAMKDKVEGGGSMTALPVIETQAGDVSAYIPTNVISITDGQIYLETDLFNSGIRPAIDVGTSVSRVGGSAQIKAMKKVAGTLRIDLSQYRELEAFAKFGSDLDASTQRQLNRGERLVEILKQDQFSPVPVEEQVAIIYVAIEGLLDDVPLESIADFEEEYLERLRLQHESVMEGIRDSGKLSDEAKETFEKVADDLTDVYAEEEEEESEDILGGEVAA
- the atpH gene encoding ATP synthase F1 subunit delta, translated to MSQRTVARRYATALYEEADRLGIVDAIDGDVALLRASLDDSHELHRFFQNPVISDEKKGNVIDALLADRTHELTVRFLKLLVRKDREGMISPMTNQYRALRDEQRGVVEAHVKAAYDLSDDDREALKNALKATTGKKIRLVVDVDESLIGGVVVRIGDRVFDGSVRNKLENLRERFRTGRVGDAPAENGAPPAP
- the atpF gene encoding F0F1 ATP synthase subunit B, whose amino-acid sequence is MHLVLAAGLLEPASGLIVWKAIAFSILLFVLYKYAWGPITTSLKDREETIDNSIRRAEKALQEAKQIQAENDKARREAEREAQRILREARESAEELKEKEKAQMREEVQRMQEQARAEIEREKQGALQELRDEVADLAVQAASKIVKEDLDAPRQRKLVNDFIDDLPQN
- the atpE gene encoding ATP synthase F0 subunit C — its product is MEFDPTAYAFLAAGLGAGLVTIGASYGIGRLAGPAMEGSARQPEAAGDIRTSMIIAAALIEGVALFGLVICVLLATS
- the atpB gene encoding F0F1 ATP synthase subunit A, with protein sequence MKKSLYALLVVLTLGVFWAPMNAQAAEGGTVDIVGHTADGFYLEFEPMATVELPRIFLMEDASGSLTVKAYASTAAALRSGDFQLVLEEGPVKTAAQLETAIESHKHLHAQLQPAAGSVILDFSISRHLLFGLLAMLIVAVIGISLANKYKRGVGRDEAPRGVFQNAFEALIIYIRDEIAKPTLGDKHEKFLPYLLTAFFFILFANLLGLVPYGAAATSNLAVTGMLAVFTFVIGQVYASKDHWRHILLGPPEVPVLIRIILVPVEILGLLTRHFALAIRLFANMAAGALVIFSLLGLIFIMNVTFGPTAAYGAAIPSIFLTVFISLVKLLVAFIQAYVFTILSALFIGMSVEEHDHHDEHHEHEHHHDTGDLTPALAGDGAAPEKTRVSTEREAVAS
- a CDS encoding AtpZ/AtpI family protein encodes the protein MGKASWQESLRVAGPHIDLGYRIAAAILIFGGGGAWLDRYLETVPWLSIAGTVLSFVAILGIIMRFNIEEEQKKVRRRKKSESGASDSGTSPDG
- a CDS encoding bactofilin family protein, coding for MANQGSGQSQAQFNIVGEGTVFEGTLRAESNVNVSGRVVGKLIVNGRAVISKNGVVEGELRATNAAVGGTIEGEVYVDERLELESTAHVDGSIQTDRLVVEEGAVFTGTCKMGEAVTEKAVGSDDVAASTSKSSKSSSASGKPSSKKSSVDSGTATPESSGAKK